TAGCCACCTTCTATATAATGCCACCATAGTATCTGCTTTGGTTGGCACAAAACAGACTTTTTGCCAATTTGAAAGACCTGCCTCCATTAATTTCTCCTCCTAAAAGTTGAATATAATGTTTAGAAAATTGgaacacaacaaatcgaatcacAATAATGGTGGGGATAGCTTTACCTGAACCCGAAGAAGATACAAATCCGaatcaataaccaaattctgcaCAATATGGTGCATCCATCTTGTAACAAATGAATCTATCCAAAGACTAAAGTTTCTAGGGCTAACACCTATGAATCTGCTATTACCCGGGCTCACTGgaatacaaaaaaatataaaaaggccCTTTCGAGGTGGCTTTTGTGGTAATTTTCCCTGAATCAACCAAATCAAAGAAATGAAGTACCAATTACATATGAAACATGACATGAACCTATACCCTAAAGAAGATTTTCTTTAAATGCATGTTTAACCTAGGGAAAACGAAAAAATAGCCTTTGATTATATGAATTTCTTCACCACTCACTAACATTGATTTTCTTTAAAAATTCataaggccatccgtagtcataaagccttttgtggggcgttatgcgacacgtgtcgtgccacgtcacacaggggcgttatatcactagagcccgtagtcataaagcccctacccatcaatacctaattattaattttcgtttttattaattaattataaaaaccttGCTTTATTTTGATTGGTCCAAACTTTGAAAACAACCCCCATCACCGGCGTTATATATATGGCGCCACCCAACTTTTTTTGTCTCATAAAGCCCCTCGTAGTGGTGCTTGGGGCTTTATGAGGGCATATAACGCTCCACTACACATGCTCTAACTAGATACTACAATACTTTGGTGCAACGATACGTAATTTGGTGCGTGAAATGCCACGTGTCGTAATGTAATTATTATCTCTTTTTGAAAATTAGAAAAGTCAAAGTCCATTTTCTCAAAGGGAAAATTAGAACAACTCATGAGGGAAGCACTAGATCAACTGCCAGAGATGAGGCTCCAAGCAGCTCTACTTTCGTGATTGCGAATACCCACTCTTAGGGCAGGAAGCCCGTAACCTTATTTGATTCGTAGCTCGTTAAGTATCAGTTAACCAAAACATTTTTTAAAAATGTCACCCTTCTGCGTCGGTGGAGAGGCGCATCAAGCTTGGGATGCGTCTTTCAAGCACGGAAAGCGTCTGTGAGCGAAACCCAATAAAAAATGGACACGTGGTCACGGGATGCGTCCTTGGAGTGAGGCATGATGCATGAGATGCGTCCGGCTAGTTTCTGAAGCATCCGATGTGTTTTCTGGCGGGTTACAGGTTTCCGGCAAGTATTCCGGCGAGTTTCCGGCGAGTTCTCATTGCTTATTATCTCTTTTTTGTAAAACAACAATCAAGTTCACAATATCACACATGAATTTGGCCCCAAATAGATCCCAACAGGTCTTGAAGATGACGGACACCTTGTCTCTTAAGAAGATGACGAACTCAACAGATCTTGAATATCTTTCTGTTCATTATCAAAGAACGAATTCAAGAAATCAGTACCGAATTCCCAGAAACTAAAACCAATATTTTATGTTGAACTCGCCGGAAACACACACCGGACGCTTCAGAAGCTAGCCGGACGCATCCCGTGCATCATGCCTCACTCCAAGGACGCATCCCGTGGCCACGTGTCCATTTTTTATTGGGTTTCGCTCACACACGCATCCCGTGCTTGAAAGACGCATCCCAAGCTTGATGCGCCTCTCCATCGCTGCAGGAGGGTGACAAATTTGAAATGTGGTTTGGTCAACcgacatttttgtaattttccctTTCTCAAACTTACTTGGtcaaatgattcattaggttatTTTCCCACTCTTTGGTCATGTTTGGGTATGTGTTTGACAAAACTTTTAGGTTCTGTGAACACAATCCATTTAACATTGCTCCTTACAAAAGTTAAGTTTATACCTGTGTGTTATTTGGACTTTCGTTGACTGTGAGACTAGCTTGTATCATACAAGGAGATATAAAACTCCATTTACGACCTTGCTGCTCAGTTGCTGTAAAACCATTTTTGTCTATTTTCTGATGACTTATATCCATAGGTGAACCCCCTTCTCGATCAACCTTAACAGTGCTGAAAATTTTTGTTAGACGGGTGAATTTATTAACATATATGAAAAATGAGGATATAAAAATATTTGATTGGTTAATACTTATCTAGGCTGTGGTGCGATACTCATTATCCCATGGTGTGCATATGGAACATGAGAAGGATCCATGAGATTTTCGACCAGGATTTCATACCTACAATAGGTATCACCCTCTTGATGAAACATATAAACAAATGGCTTTTTCTAATGATTTTGTAGAAAACAAAGTTATTGAATTGAAGAAAACAATAACAATGGTAGACGGTTAGATTATGattttttttgagttaaatgccattttagtccctgtggtttgggtcattttgccagtttagtccaaaggtttcatttttaacatgtgggtccaaaaaggtttcacagttgccattctagtccactgggttaactttatccatttttttctgttaaccagaaggccatttcggtcattttatatggcttaATTGCctttttagttaacagaattacatacaaaatgaccaaattggccttctcgttaacagaaaaaatggatgaagttaaccaagtggactaaaatggcaactgtgaaacatttttggacccacaggttaaaaatgaaacatttggactaaactggcaaaatggcccaaaccacagggactaaaatggcatttaactctttttttttaaattataggGTTAAAAATGGTAGAGTGGATACAAATGGTTttgatatattattattatttttttgaagaGGTAGTTTGAATGTGTGTGggggttttttaaatataaatagtataaaaagtggttgtgagtggaggagagaaaaAATGTTAATGTTTATTTATATATTTGGGAGGACACTATTCACCCACTataaatttttaatatatattgaaagtggttgtgagtgaatgagagagaaaaatgtaatgacaaaggtataaaaatattattaattgaaaaagagagagaaaaaatatttgtttttagtggaaatatattgatataagagttgttttttagtggaatgtatgtatatttttagggagctggatgtgaatgctcttaggagTGAGTATGATTTTGAATATTTTACCGTTTATGATTACGTGAGTATGATTTTGAAAGTTCGAAAGTTTTTTTCTTTAATATAGCcagttttattttaattttccatgtttcttttttagttttttatttcacaattaattgagtaaattacaaaacccgTCCTTTATGTTATTACCAGATTGCAAAGTGTGTACTTTGTTTTTAAAAGtacaaaaaacgtactcgatgtttgcaaacccttgcacgtTATGTCATTTAGCCTTAATTCAGTTATTTTACATTGTTAAATATGACCAAATGTACtccacataagggtattttggtcattttaccataactgttaaaataaataattataaaaaataaaacgtTTAAAATttcaattataaaaaaatatattatctttCTCCCCTGAATCtcaaatgcaaaaaaaaaaataaataaataaataataataataataataataataataataataataaataaataaataaataaaaaccttAGTTGATTTTGATTCATTCTGCTCAATCATCACAACTCATTTCCACTTTTTTTCCCTTTTCAACATTCATCAATTCTTTTCAGCTTCACACATTCCTTAAGCTTCAACTGAAGCCTCCTCTTTCTTTGCAATTTGATTTAATCAACATATTCCTTGATCGAAAACCATGAGGTAGGTTTCGCTATTTGAGTTCGTAATTTATTGGCGATTTTTGTTACGCTAACCTACGCAGATGTTACTTTTTATTTACGTTTTGATATTAAATTTATTGAAAACAAAGTTCTATCTTGTTTTTATTGAAAACCGACTTTTTTTTACCAAAATAACGTATTTTTGATATTACAAGACAATAATTATACGTCATTTTAAAAATATTTCcatatttaataaaaattatatcaAAACATACAAATAAAATTACGAAAAACAAATAAGTGAATTTAGATTCGTAAAAACGTTAGATGTTAATGTTATTAGAGAAAAACTATACTAGTAAtgaattgtaaaaaaaaaattaaaaataaaataaaagggtcagagatgaatgaaaaattctaaaaataaaataaaagggtCAGAGTTGCGTTCATGTTCATACCCGTATGGTATATCTCTGGCGAAGAAGGTGGTTCCAAAAAATGAAGGATCATCAAGTTCAGGGATGTATGGTGGCTTCTTCTTGGTGAGGATATCTTTGTATTGTGGATCAGCGTTGGGCCAAAACCAAACAATCCCGTTTTGCACGGTGCTTGGATAAACCGCAACACACGCTTTTGGGAAAGAATGAATCTGCAAGAATATTTTTATAAACCATGTAAAGTGTTGGAAAGAAAACCCTAAGTAGCTAGCATCATAATATACCGGAGGACCATCAAGAGGAGCTTGAGGAATTAATTTGCAGTCACCCGAGCCATTAAAACACCAGCCATGGTACACACACTGCAGCCTACCCCATTGATCAATCCTTCCTTCGGAAAGTGGAGCCAATCTGTGTGGACAACGATCATCGAACACCTTCCACGCATTCTCATTCTTATCCCACCACACCACAACATCAAGACCCAACACCTTCATTCCATGAGGAGCCCTCTTGTCCAAATCACACACAGGCATGAGTGGATACCAGTGAGAAAACCAGTCAAATTTCTCTTCTTCATGATCAAGGTTTCCGGTTTCGATTTCTGCTGCTTCGGGTTGGGTTGAAATGGAAGGAGAAATGGCATTGAACTTATTGAGTTTTGTTTTTGGAAATCTGGTTAAGTTGGTTTTTTTATGAGTAAGTGGAATAGTGAAAATGGGTTTGGAAAAGTGGGCTGTGATTAGTGAAGGTAGAGCAACAGTCGAGAGACTTCTTACAGCTTCCATGGCGGATTATTGAGACTAGGATTTGCATTACTGGATATAAATACAAGCATGCGAATGATTATGTTTACTGGTACACCACTTTTACAGGCATGAGTGGATACCAGTACACACACTACAACCTACTCCATTGATCAATCCTTCCTTTAGAAGTGGAGCCAATCTGTGTGGACAACGATCATCGAACCCCTTCCATGGATATGAATTTAGTGGTGTATATTACCCACTGTTTGTAGTGAGAATCATGAGGGAGCAGCTTTGTATGTGCTGAGTTGATTTGCCTACTAAATGAGCTACAACTTTCTTTAGCTTTAAAGACGATTGATATGCTAAATGGACATTTGGACACCCATGGGCGGATCTAGGACACTTTtgtgggttcccaggaacccattctgtttagaaaaaaaatgggaaaaattagtgagaacctcgtatgatttagaaaaaaatagtgagaattagtgAGAATCTACCGAAAGAAAACCAGTGAAAAAAGTTATTAGATCTGCCACTGTGGACACCACCCTTGTTTTGTGAGTGACCATCATGTATGCCAATTGTATAAAGTTATATAACACAACTCATATAGAGTTATACAACTCATCTAGGCTCATCTATTTTAACAATATATACAACTCTGTCAAATCAGTCGAATTTCATACCTATATCTGAAATCTTGATCAAAGGGAAAAGAAATGGTGATGAACTATTCGCTTTTCATTACTCGCATATGCATATGAATACAGAGAAGACTATTTATATACAACTAACCTAACTAACTAATCTGGTATTAAAACTGAATAAATAACTAATTATGCAACTAACTAAGCTGATGGCATATTAAAACTAACACTTGGAGGTATGGAAATCCCCAATTTAGACAAGAAAGTAGAATGCTGAGAAGGAAGAAGGCTCTTTGTGAAAACATCTGCAAGTTGCTCTGCGGTTCAGACATGAGTTAAGTCAATTAAGCCGGATTGTAAATTCTCGCAAACAAAATGACAATCAACCTCAATGTGTATTTGGTTCTCTCATGATAAACATATGATTTTTAACAAACAAATTTTTTTAACCTTTTATGATATGGTAGCCGACTAGACACGTTTTTAAGTGTTATTAAATATTGTTATAAGTGACTAAAGGTTCTAGTGTTATGTAGATATTTACATAGAATTAGAATGGTATGTAAGTTATCAGTTtagaaaataataaaagaaaattgagcttaatatgattttttattaaaCTGACGTAGAATATTATTAATTTGATGACTAACGCATTTTAATGTCAAATACAAAATGTCGTGGAATATGGGTATGAACTTAGTGGTGTATATTGCCAATTATTTGTGGTGCACATGGACTGAGCTGATTTGCCTACTATATGAGCTAAAGCCTTTTACGCTTTAAAGACGATTGATATGAAAAAAGGACACCACCCTTCTGTTTTGTAACCAGGGGCGAATCTACTTGGCAAGAACGGTTCCCAGGAACTCAGTTAATTTGAAATGTTTAGTAAAAATTTATATTGAAAACATAGAAGGAACCCATAAGTAAATTATGGGCGAACCCATAACAAATAAATGAATTGCTCCGCTGGTAAAGTATCTTGTTTCTAAACCTAAGGTCTTGAGCTCGATTCCTAGTCCTTGTGTTTTTCCTTGATACTCTAACTTCTTTTTTTAATGTAAAACCAATATAGGTTAAAGTAAAACAGTTGAGGCTTCTGACCAACGGTCAACCCCAGCATCGTCCACCTCCTTACACTATTTCTTATTTTTCTGTCGGAAATTTGTCACGAATAATGCTGAatgaaattttttaatttttttttgtcggAAATGTGTAGCTAAAAAATTTCcgaaaatataataattaatatttatcataaataatatattaaaaataactaTGAAATGTTGTAGGAGATCTGTAGCAGTTTGTGACACGGCGATTTTGTAGGAAATGGGTAGGAAGTTGCATAGGAAATGCGTTGGAAACAGGTTTCCTACGAGATGTTTTCCTACATCATGTATTTGTCACAAATGTGTGAGAAAGCCTCTTTTGTAACGCATTTCCTACGAAAACTGGTGTAAGAAGTTTcagattttctagtagtgttaCCTCCAGCCTTCTCTTATTCTCTCAGGTGATCACAATTTCCTATCTAAACTAGATATGTACTAAATATTTATATGTATAGTTGCGTGTGAACACTATTCTAACTAGGTATAAATCTCTGGGGTGTCACTGTTGTAAAACATGATCTCCATCCAAGATATTGCTCTTGCTAATAAGAACAAGGGAGTAAAGTACATATAGACATTGTTATCTTATATTCTTATAGAAATGGTAGCTGATTTTTGTCTTTTTTAAATGTTATGCTTAAGTTTTTAATAACATTTAAGTTCATATGTGTCCTGAATCGCTTTATTTAGACGCATCACTTTATTTAGATGCATTGGTATAACAATTGATCTAAACTACCATGAAAGAGGAAGACATTAGTGAGTAAGACATGAATTAAACACTTTACTAGGTGTTTATTACTACAGATTTAATTTAAATGATACAAACTCTTAGtaaaatgattatttatggtcTTTCTTACTAAGTTATTCTTCTATTGGTAAACATGTGATACAACCAAACATTGTTAACTTCAACCACTAAATTATTAAGGTTCACACAACAGGTAGATGTTCTCAACATTCCAAAAGAGATTATGTGAAAACCAACAATATGTTCAATATAATCGTATTTGGGTCAAGCAAAACATGTCTCTACCCAATTATTCATATGGTATTTGGTCCGGCCATTGGTGCTCTTTTCATATGATAAGTCAAGAATTTGAGAAATGCGAGTGGCTATTGATGATTCTTCATAGTGCTTGATGTCTGATATTAGGAAAATCTCATAATGTTCTTTATTATGTGATGAACATTAACCGACCCAAACTGTTAAACCGATTCAAAAATTTCTATGTTCGGTTATATGAAATTGGAGCATCTAAAAAAGTGAACCCAGTGAAAAAAATTCCTGGATCTGCCACTGTTTGTAACCCTTACGTATAAGGTTATATAACTCAAGTCGTATAAGGTTATATAACACGTATAGACTCACCTAACTAAACAAATCTACAACTCTGTCAAATTGGTCGAATTGTATACATATACGTGTCGTGTAGGGACGTATATGACGCGTTGTGTATAGATCGAGCTGTCCGAATTGTTCAACAAAGATGCAACCCTGTCAAATTGATGGAATCGTATACTTATATGGCTATGCGACACATATAGGGATGTATGACAAGTCATCAATGCAAGTCGTATACTCATATGGCTCCTCATTTCGTGTAGGGACATATGACTCGTAAACACGTCATCTATACGAGTCATATATATAGCTCCTCCTTTGTAACTCGTAttgtcacacctcaaccgatgCCAGAAACATCGGGacgagacgaaatagattgcaagagacttcataacactatgtgacaatataaattaaatcCTATTTCATTTCAATACTAAAATTTTTGTA
Above is a window of Helianthus annuus cultivar XRQ/B chromosome 14, HanXRQr2.0-SUNRISE, whole genome shotgun sequence DNA encoding:
- the LOC110883814 gene encoding protochlorophyllide-dependent translocon component 52, chloroplastic produces the protein MEAVRSLSTVALPSLITAHFSKPIFTIPLTHKKTNLTRFPKTKLNKFNAISPSISTQPEAAEIETGNLDHEEEKFDWFSHWYPLMPVCDLDKRAPHGMKVLGLDVVVWWDKNENAWKVFDDRCPHRLAPLSEGRIDQWGRLQCVYHGWCFNGSGDCKLIPQAPLDGPPIHSFPKACVAVYPSTVQNGIVWFWPNADPQYKDILTKKKPPYIPELDDPSFFGTTFFARDIPYGYEILVENLMDPSHVPYAHHGIMSIAPQPSVKVDREGGSPMDISHQKIDKNGFTATEQQGRKWSFISPCMIQASLTVNESPNNTQGKLPQKPPRKGLFIFFCIPVSPGNSRFIGVSPRNFSLWIDSFVTRWMHHIVQNLVIDSDLYLLRVQEEKLMEAGLSNWQKVCFVPTKADTMVALYRRWLNKYAGGQVNWRTTINGSLPPIPPKEQLLDRYRSHVVNCSSCIGAYKGLNALQISLEVFSITSVAIMAATKHGMISTVARNTLAAVAILCFLGSKWLSHFIYKNFHFHDYNHAFK